One window of Micromonas commoda chromosome 1, complete sequence genomic DNA carries:
- the ODA7 gene encoding dynein associated LRR protein (in Chlamy needed for flagellar outer row dynein assembly; expressed), which translates to MTSEMTRDWLRYVCKENGGYSVPHLNDTLYLHFKGFDRIKNLDEYTAVRSIFLEGNALESLDGLEHCRNLRCLYVQQNMIATLSSTLPTSITVLNLSYNDISDLENIGRLVNLQTFVATHCKIRIVKNILGLLSCPYLASLDVQDNKIEGDSDELIRMLVLMPSLACLYLQGNPIVGSLRHYRKRVISQVATLTYLDDRPISALERTCAEAWASGGVRSEHDARNSYKAAEEVKMRRNQEFLGNLRKEANMKRMELALRGRVALRRAAIDYAGSSFSLTIKTEPRELANARFTLSQLCLAS; encoded by the exons ATGACATCGGAAATGACAAGAGACTGGCTCAGATATGTTTGCAAGGAGAATGGCGGGTACAGCGTCCCTCACCTTAACGATACTCTTTACCTGCACTTCAAAGGGTTTGACCGAATAAAGAATTTAGACGAATACACGGCGGTTAGATCCATTTTTCTGGAAGGAAATGCGCTTGAAAGTCTCGATGGCCTTGAACATTGTAGAAATCTGAGGTGTCTGTATGTGCAGCAGAACATGATCGCTACGTTGTCGTCCACTTTGCCAACCTCCATTACTGTTCTAAACTTATCCTACAACGATATCAGCGACCTTGAAAACATAGGAAGGCTTGTCAACCTACAAACGTTTGTG GCCACTCACTGCAAGATCAGAATAGTAAAGAATATACTTGGTTTATTGAGCTGCCCGTATCTTGCTTCCTTGGATGTGCAAGATAACAAGATAGAAGGAGACTCGGACGAGCTGATTCGCATGCTTGTGTTGATGCCATCTCTTGCCTGCTTGTACCTGCAGGGAAATCCAATCGTCGGCTCGCTGCGCCACTATCGAAAGCGGGTCATCTCTCAGGTCGCGACGCTCACCTACCTCGACGACAGGCCGATTTCTGCCCTCGAGCGAACTTGCGCGGAAGCGTGGGCCAGTGGTGGCGTTCGCTCAGAGCACGACGCGAGGAATTCTTACAAGGCCGCTGAGGAGGTCAAGATGAGAAGGAATCAAGAGTTTTTGGGAAATTTGAGAAAGGAAGCAAATATGAAACGCATGGAGTTGGCGCTTCGGGGCAGGGTGGCACTGCGACGTGCTGCGATCGATTATGCGGGTTCTAGTTTTTCGCTGACAATAAAAACTGAGCCACGAGAGTTGGCGAATGCTCGTTTTACGCTTTCACAGCTCTGCTTGGCCAGCTAA